A single window of Flavobacteriales bacterium DNA harbors:
- a CDS encoding helix-turn-helix transcriptional regulator translates to VFDKIKMQLLIGKNIKNIREKKGIPQQVLAAQCNMEKSNLSRLESGGSNPTYFTLYKIAYYLNVSVCELTNIEIEKK, encoded by the coding sequence TAGTATTTGATAAAATTAAAATGCAACTTCTCATAGGAAAAAACATAAAAAACATTCGTGAGAAGAAAGGAATTCCCCAACAGGTCTTAGCCGCTCAATGTAATATGGAAAAATCTAATTTAAGTCGCTTAGAGTCAGGGGGCTCAAATCCTACATACTTTACCTTATACAAGATTGCTTATTATTTAAATGTTTCTGTTTGTGAACTCACAAATATTGAAATAGAAAAAAAATAA
- a CDS encoding class I SAM-dependent methyltransferase: MDKLNKKIEINRQSWEDRTAIHLKSDFYDLESFKKDPMSLKSIELEAMGDVKGKSFLHLQCHFGQDSLSWAKKGADVTAVDFSPAAISAAKGLSKELNIEANFVESNVLTLDLEKEFDIIFMSYGTLGWLPDLKLWGSIVAKHLKQGGTFLLVEFHPVLDILDDKTQHPYFFDENTPTTLEMGSYTDCGEDMKTEYCWWNHSLSEIFVALESNGLKLQSFEEFDYSPYFIKGTVERQEGQYVLKNRAKQSLPYVFSLKATKK, encoded by the coding sequence ATGGATAAATTAAACAAAAAGATAGAAATAAATCGTCAGTCCTGGGAAGATAGAACCGCTATTCACCTCAAATCTGACTTTTACGATTTGGAATCTTTCAAAAAAGACCCCATGTCACTCAAATCTATTGAGTTAGAAGCTATGGGCGATGTTAAAGGCAAGTCTTTTTTACATCTGCAATGCCACTTTGGTCAAGATTCTTTGTCTTGGGCTAAAAAAGGGGCAGATGTTACTGCTGTGGACTTCTCTCCTGCTGCTATATCTGCCGCCAAAGGACTTTCTAAAGAGCTCAATATTGAGGCTAATTTTGTAGAATCTAATGTTCTTACTCTTGATTTAGAAAAAGAATTTGATATTATATTTATGTCTTATGGTACATTAGGCTGGCTACCGGACCTCAAATTGTGGGGCTCAATAGTAGCTAAACACCTCAAACAAGGTGGTACTTTTCTTCTTGTCGAGTTTCACCCTGTATTAGACATCCTAGACGATAAAACACAACACCCTTACTTTTTTGATGAGAATACTCCTACAACTTTAGAAATGGGTTCTTACACCGATTGTGGTGAAGATATGAAAACGGAATATTGCTGGTGGAATCATTCTCTAAGTGAAATTTTTGTTGCCCTCGAATCTAATGGTTTAAAATTACAGTCTTTTGAGGAGTTTGACTACTCTCCTTATTTCATAAAAGGCACCGTTGAACGCCAAGAAGGTCAGTATGTTCTGAAAAATAGAGCTAAGCAATCTTTGCCTTATGTCTTTTCACTGAAAGCTACTAAGAAGTAA